Proteins encoded in a region of the Paucibacter sediminis genome:
- a CDS encoding glutamate-5-semialdehyde dehydrogenase has product MNAAVLPNDLAPYMRQLGERARAAATLMAAASTAAKNQALLALARRLREAGPALQAANERDLQAASGLDAPMLDRLKLAPKVLATVAEGCEQIAAMPDPIGEISGVKRRPSGISVGQMRVPLGVFGMIYESRPNVTIEAASLAIKSGNACILRGGSEALHSNLALAALVAAALQEAGLPADGVQLVNTTDRAAVGLLIAMPEYVDVIIPRGGKGLIERISREARVPVIKHLDGNCHSYVDAEVDLELALKVVDNAKTQKYSPCNATESLLVHSKQAGAFLPRIAAIFAAKGVEMRGCLRTLALLPGAKPATEADWSEEYLAPIISVKVVDSLDEAIAHINRYGSHHTDAILTTNHPNAMRFLREVDSASVMVNASTRFADGFEYGLGAEIGISTDKFHARGPVGLEGLTSMKWLVLGQGEVRQ; this is encoded by the coding sequence ATGAACGCAGCAGTCCTCCCCAACGATCTCGCGCCCTATATGCGGCAGCTGGGCGAACGCGCCCGCGCCGCCGCCACCCTGATGGCCGCGGCCTCCACGGCCGCCAAGAACCAGGCCCTGCTGGCGCTGGCGCGCCGCCTGCGCGAGGCCGGCCCGGCCCTGCAGGCCGCCAACGAGCGCGATCTGCAGGCCGCCAGCGGCCTGGATGCGCCGATGCTGGACCGCCTCAAGCTGGCGCCCAAGGTGCTGGCCACGGTGGCCGAGGGCTGCGAGCAGATCGCCGCCATGCCCGATCCGATCGGCGAGATCAGCGGCGTGAAGCGCCGCCCCAGCGGCATCAGCGTGGGCCAGATGCGCGTGCCCCTGGGCGTGTTCGGCATGATTTACGAGAGCCGGCCCAATGTCACCATCGAGGCCGCCTCGCTGGCGATCAAGAGCGGCAATGCCTGCATCCTGCGCGGTGGTTCCGAGGCCCTGCATTCCAATCTGGCGCTGGCCGCCCTGGTGGCGGCGGCGCTGCAGGAGGCCGGCCTGCCCGCCGACGGCGTGCAACTCGTCAACACCACCGACCGCGCCGCGGTAGGCCTGCTGATCGCCATGCCCGAGTATGTGGATGTGATCATCCCGCGCGGCGGCAAGGGCCTGATCGAGCGCATCAGCCGCGAGGCGCGCGTGCCGGTGATCAAGCACCTGGACGGCAACTGCCACAGCTATGTGGATGCCGAGGTCGATCTGGAGCTGGCGCTCAAGGTGGTGGACAACGCCAAGACGCAGAAATACAGCCCCTGCAATGCCACCGAGTCGCTGCTGGTGCACAGCAAGCAGGCGGGCGCCTTCCTGCCGCGCATCGCGGCGATCTTCGCGGCCAAGGGCGTGGAGATGCGCGGCTGCCTGCGCACCCTGGCCTTGCTGCCCGGCGCCAAGCCGGCCACCGAGGCCGACTGGAGCGAGGAATACCTGGCTCCCATCATCAGCGTCAAGGTGGTGGACAGCCTGGACGAGGCGATTGCCCACATCAACCGCTACGGCTCGCACCACACCGACGCCATCCTCACCACTAACCACCCGAACGCGATGCGCTTTCTGCGCGAGGTCGATTCGGCCAGCGTGATGGTGAACGCCAGCACGCGCTTTGCCGATGGCTTCGAGTACGGCCTGGGCGCCGAGATCGGCATCTCCACCGACAAGTTCCATGCCCGCGGCCCGGTAGGCCTGGAGGGCCTGACCTCGATGAAGTGGCTGGTGCTGGGGCAGGGCGAGGTGCGCCAATGA
- a CDS encoding GNAT family N-acetyltransferase, which yields MTQDLTPIDVRPADAVPAERLHAAFGAAFADYLIGPFQLSPAQWPGFLARQGVELGLSRVAVRQGVGEGEILAFALTAPRPGIGRWRLGTMGATPAARGSGAAPALLDDFIARARKAGMAAVELEVFAQNERARRLYEGRGFALLHELHGYLAEPGSVPAQAHAVQQVTQAEALAWLDALALPDLPLQVTPAILGQSALQAWRHGQAQLLFSLPDEAHVQIVSLVDTGPAQADARALLQTLAAEFPQRRLRVPQLQRLDLGGRALRELGFALQPLHQWLMWRPLSA from the coding sequence ATGACGCAAGACCTGACCCCCATCGATGTGCGGCCCGCCGATGCCGTGCCGGCCGAGCGCCTGCATGCCGCCTTCGGCGCGGCCTTTGCCGATTACCTGATCGGGCCCTTCCAGCTCAGCCCGGCGCAATGGCCGGGCTTTCTGGCGCGCCAGGGGGTTGAGCTGGGGCTCAGCCGCGTGGCCGTTCGGCAGGGTGTTGGCGAGGGCGAGATCCTGGCCTTTGCCCTCACCGCGCCGCGCCCCGGCATCGGCCGCTGGCGCCTCGGCACCATGGGCGCGACGCCGGCGGCGCGCGGCAGCGGCGCGGCGCCGGCCCTGCTTGACGACTTCATCGCGCGCGCCCGCAAGGCCGGCATGGCGGCGGTGGAGCTGGAGGTGTTTGCGCAGAACGAGCGCGCGCGCCGGCTCTACGAGGGCCGCGGCTTTGCCCTGCTGCACGAGCTGCATGGCTATCTGGCCGAGCCCGGCAGCGTGCCGGCGCAGGCCCATGCGGTGCAGCAAGTCACGCAGGCCGAGGCGCTGGCCTGGCTGGACGCGCTGGCGCTGCCCGACCTGCCGCTGCAGGTGACGCCCGCCATCCTGGGCCAGTCGGCGCTGCAGGCCTGGCGGCATGGCCAGGCCCAGCTGCTGTTCTCGTTGCCGGACGAGGCCCATGTGCAGATCGTCAGCCTGGTCGATACCGGCCCGGCCCAGGCCGATGCGCGCGCCCTGCTGCAGACGCTGGCGGCCGAGTTCCCACAGCGCCGCCTGCGCGTGCCGCAGCTGCAGCGCCTGGACCTGGGCGGGCGCGCCTTGCGCGAACTCGGTTTCGCGCTCCAGCCCCTGCATCAATGGCTGATGTGGCGGCCGCTCAGCGCGTGA
- a CDS encoding AEC family transporter — MWTLPTAPARADGDTGRMTVVVFYKLLAIFIAVAIGWFVGRMRWLGDSQAGGSGGDPARVLSSAAFYIFVPALLFRTTARVEFAALPWATLTAFFVPVIGLMLGVYGVQRWRGAGRAAVAVPSVQAITASFGNTLQVGVPLAAGVFGEAGLAIHITVVSLHALTLLTVLTLLVELDLARERARDQAESLLRTLAITVRNTVIHPVVLPVLAGLLFNAAGFTLPAVLDEVLQMLGTAVVPLCLTLIGMSLAYYGWPRAWRGALGLAALKLLLLPALVLLLAHWGLGLSGMPLGVIVMMAALPAGSNALIFAQRYRCMEGETTAAIVISTLCFVLSAPLWLALLAYLKL; from the coding sequence ATGTGGACATTACCGACGGCGCCGGCGCGCGCCGACGGTGATACTGGCCGCATGACGGTGGTGGTGTTCTACAAGCTGCTGGCGATCTTCATCGCGGTGGCCATCGGTTGGTTTGTCGGGCGCATGCGCTGGCTGGGTGACAGCCAGGCGGGCGGCAGCGGGGGCGACCCCGCGCGCGTGCTGTCCAGCGCGGCCTTCTACATCTTTGTGCCGGCGCTGCTGTTCCGCACCACCGCGCGGGTCGAGTTCGCGGCGCTGCCCTGGGCCACGCTGACGGCCTTCTTCGTGCCGGTGATCGGGTTGATGCTGGGCGTGTACGGCGTGCAGCGCTGGCGCGGCGCCGGCCGCGCGGCGGTGGCCGTGCCCAGTGTGCAGGCCATCACCGCCAGCTTCGGCAACACCTTGCAGGTGGGCGTGCCGCTGGCCGCCGGCGTGTTCGGCGAGGCCGGCCTGGCCATCCACATCACGGTGGTGAGCCTGCACGCGCTGACCCTGCTGACGGTGCTGACCCTGCTGGTGGAGCTGGACCTGGCGCGCGAACGTGCGCGCGACCAGGCCGAGAGCCTGCTGCGCACGCTCGCCATCACGGTGCGCAACACCGTCATTCATCCGGTGGTGCTGCCGGTGCTGGCCGGTCTGCTCTTCAATGCCGCCGGCTTCACCCTGCCGGCGGTGCTGGACGAGGTGCTGCAGATGCTGGGCACCGCGGTGGTGCCGCTGTGCCTCACCCTGATCGGCATGTCGCTGGCCTATTACGGCTGGCCGCGCGCCTGGCGCGGCGCGCTCGGGCTGGCGGCGCTCAAGCTGCTGCTGCTGCCGGCCCTGGTGCTGCTGCTGGCGCACTGGGGCCTGGGCCTCTCGGGCATGCCGCTGGGCGTGATCGTGATGATGGCGGCCCTGCCGGCCGGGTCCAACGCGCTCATCTTCGCGCAGCGCTACCGCTGCATGGAGGGCGAGACCACCGCTGCCATCGTGATCTCGACGCTCTGTTTCGTTCTTAGCGCGCCGCTCTGGCTGGCGCTGCTCGCCTACCTGAAGCTATGA